AAATCCACCGACTTCAACCGTGTCTCTGTAAATCCACCGACTTCAACCGTGTCTCTGTAAATCCACCGACTCCAGCTGTGTCTCTGTAAATCCACCGACTTCAATCGTGTCTCAGTAAATCCACCGACTGCAACTGTACCTCTGTAAATCCACCGACTCCAGCTATACCTCTGTAAATCCAGCGACTTTAACTGTCTCAAGAAATGCTGTGGCAGCAAAACGGAGCGAGTGACGGCGTCTTCACCTTCACTATTATGAAGGAGTTTACGTCCTTTTTGCCGAGGACTTACAAGATGGAGGGACGCTTTATGTTGTCTGTCCTGTGAAAAGCTTGAGAGAAACTTCTTCAAGGTGAAGCAAAGAGCGGGTAATGGTGGCGGAGATGTGGAGTGCTGACAGTGGCAGTGTCTGACACAGTGGGGGCTGTGTCTGACACAGTTGGGGGCTGTGTCTGACACAGTTGGGGGCTGTGTCTGACACAGAGGGCTCTGTCTGACACAGTTGGGGGCTGTGTCTGTTGGGGGCTGTGTCTGACACAGTTGGGGGCTGTGTCTGACACTGTTGGGGGCTGTGTCTGACACAGTTGGGGGCTGTGTCTGTTGGGGGCTGTGTCTGACACAGTTGGGGCTGTGTCTGACACAGTTGGGGCTGTGTCTGACACAGTTGGGGGCTGTGTCTGACACAGTTGGGGGCTGTGTCTGACACAGTTGGGGCTGTGTCTGACACTGTTGGGGGCTGTGTCTGACACTGTTGGGGGCTGTGTCTGACACAGTTGGGGGCTGTGTCTGTTGGGGGCTGTGTCTGTTGGGGGCTGTGTCTGACACAGTTGGGGCTGTGTCTGACACAGTTGGGGGCTGTGTCTGACACAGTTGGGGGCTGTGTCTGACACAGTTGGGGGCTGTGTCTGACACAGTTGGGGCTGTGTCTGACACTGTTGGGGGCTGTGTCTGACACAGTTGGGGGCTGTGTCTGACACAGTTGGGGGCTGTGTCTGACACAGTTGGGGGCTGTGTCTGACACAGTTGGGGGCTGTGTCTGACACAGTTGGGGCTGTGTCTGACACTGTTGGGGGCTGTGTCTGACACAGTTGGGGGCTGTGTCTGACACAGTTGGGGGCTGTGTCTGACACAGTTTGGGGCTGTGTCTGACACAGTTGGGGGCTGTGTCTGACACAGTTGGGGCTGTGTCTGACACTGTTGGGGGCTGTGTCTGACACAGTTGGGGGCTGTGTCTGACACAGTTGGGGGCTGTGTCTGACACAGTTGGGGGCTGTGTCTGACACAGTTGGGGCTGTGTCTGACACTGTTGGGGGCTGTGTCTGACACAGTTGGGGGCTGTGTCTGACACAGTTGGGGGCTGTGTCTGACACAGTTGGGGCTGTGTCTGACACAGTTGGGGGCTGTGTCTGACACAGTTGGGGGCTGTGTCTGACACAGTTGGGGGCTGTGTCTGACACTGTTGGGGGCTGTGTCTGACACAGTTGGGGCTGTGTCTGACACTGTTGGGGGCTGTGTCTGACACTGTTGGGGGCTGTGTCTGACACAGTTGGGGGCTGTGTCTGACACAGTTGGGGCTTTGTCTGACACAGTTAGGGGCTGTGTCTGTTGGGGGCTGTGTCTGACACAGTTGGGGGCTGTGTCCGACACAGTTGGGGCTGTGTCTGTATGGGCTGTGTCTGACACAGTTGGGGGCTGTCTGACACAGTTGGGGGCTGTGTCTGACACAGTTGGGGGCTGTATCTGACACAGTTCGGGCTGTGTCTGACACAGTTGGGGGCTGTGTCTGATACAGTTGGGGGCTGTATCTGGCACAGTTGGGGCTGTGTCTGACACAGTTGGGACTGTGTCTGACACAGTTGGGGGCTGTATCTGGCACAGTTGGGGCTGTGTCTGACACAGTTGGGGCTGTGTCTGACACAGTTATTGGGGCTGTGTCTGACACAGTTCGGGCTGTGTCTGACACAGTTGGGGGCTGTGTCTGATACAGTTGGGGGCTGTGTCTGACACAGTTGGGGGCTGTGTCTGACACAGTTGGGGGCTGTATCTGGCACAGTTGGGGCTGTGTCTGACACAGTTGGGACTGTGTCTGACACAGTTGGGGGCTGTATCTGGCACAGTTGGGGCTGTGTCTGACACAGTTGGGGCTGTGTCTGACACAGTTATTGGGGCTGTGTCTGACACAGTTCGGGCTGTGTCTGACACAGTTGGGGGCTGTGTCTGATACAGTTGGGGGCTGTGTCTGACACAGTTGGGGGCTGTGTCTGACACAGTTGGGGGCTGTATCTGGCACAGTTGGGGCTGTGTCTGACACAGTAGGGCTGTGTCTGACACAGTTGGGGGCTGTATCTGGCACAGTTGGGGGCTGTGTCTGACACAGTTGGGGCTGTGTCTGACACAGTTGGGACTGTGTCTGACACAGTTGGGGGCTGTGTCTGACACGATTGGGGGCTGTGTCTGACACAGTTGGGACTGTGTCTGACATAGTTGGGGGCTGTGTCTATCTGTCCTCCACTCCCACACCTACACACTCACACCCGCACACCCACACCTTACATACcccacgcacacccacacactcacacacacccacaccctacaTACCCCAcgaacacccacacactcacacacacacacacaataacacatCCACACATCCCCACCCACACATCCACACCCCTGGTAGCTAAGCAGACAGCCCGCagcactcgtaattctgtggcccgggttcgattcccgcaccaggcagaaataaatgggcaaagtttctttcccccttgaatgctcctgttacctagcaataaatagatacccgggtgttagacagctgttacgaagctgctttttgtgtgtgtgtgtgtgtgaaaccaaaaataattagttagtaacagttgattgacagttgagaggcaggccgaaagagcaaagcttaaccccctcaagcacatctaggtgaatacaactagatgaatacacacccacacccacacatccaCACTCACACATCAACACCCACATACCTACGCACCCACCCACACTTACACACatctacacacccacccacacttacacacatctacacacccacccacacttacacacatctacacacccacccacacttacacacatctacacacccacccacacttacacacatctacacacccacccacacttacacacatctacacacccacacacacttacacacatctacacacccacccacacttacacacatctacacacccacccacacttacacacatctacacacccacccacacttacacacatctacacacccacccacacttacacacatctacacacccacccacacttacacacatctacacacccacccacacttacacacatctacacacccacccacacttacacacatctacacacccacccacacttacacacatctacacacccacccacacttacacacatctacacacccacccacacttacacacatctacacacccacccacacttacacacatctacacacccacccacacttacacacatctacacacccacccacacttacacacatctacacacccacccacacttacacacatctacacacccacccacacttacacacatctacacacccacccacacttacacacatctacacacccacccacacttacacacatctacacacccacccacacttacacacatctacacacccacccacacttacacacatctacacacccacccacacttacacacatctacacacccacccacacttacacacatctacacacccacccacgagcagaacatctgctccagcaagAGCCACTGGTCACctgctcacacacccacacaccctccaacactcccgcTTGCTTGATCACATTGTAAGACAAACATGCTAGCATGGGAATCAAAATGAAACGCAGTAGGAAGGTCGCTTAGTTATACAAATACAGAAACGTTACTTCACCTTCCTGTGGCCTCCAGAACTATAATATATTAAATCGCAAAAACGTCTAAACCAAAGATAGTAAAACGTGGCTATAGTTTACCGTAGAGTTATCATGATTTTAATGTTCGCGCCATTTCCAGCggccaatctatataaataaagatggaaatgttcgtttgtgcatgaccgctaatctccgaaagttgacCAGACtacgcactagaaggtgaagggactacgacgtttcggtccgtcctagaccattctcaagtccgaaagttctccaccgattgctttgaaattttcacacaacgtttcattcgcatctgagcgagtttttatatacatactatacagaagtcacgtctgtgatggggaaAACTTGCTGTTTTTGAAAAACTGCCTTTTTATGTGTTTTTcgggtgagggaaatcttcgaaacctctataccgattactttgaaattttgacataacgttgcatttgaataggcgcgtgtttttatatacctactatatacatgcctcacctgtgacaggtaaaaacatgctgttttttaaacagcaccatctgttgcatgtaatagcaacacacgctatactaaatatgttatgattctatTTCAaattttccgattgcattgatagattgaattgatcaatgcaatcatcagggaacatcagatcatttgatgttgccaattttctgaagggAGCATCCGATCATTTGTGAATGcataggacgagggagtggggaatggtggagaggacgagggggacgggggagtggggaatagttgggaggacaaggggacagggaagtaaGGAATAGTTggggggatgaggggacagggggaggGGAAAATTGTGGggtggactgggagacagggaaagattgctgtggctcagcaacgcatgtacgttgctgaaccacagcaacgtgtggccgggcaCAGCTAACATATCTATatgaataaaaatgtaaatgttcgtttcttcaaaatcgctaatctccgaaagttcttcaccgattgcttataaatttttacacaatgttccattctcatctgagcgggtttttatatacttaatatatagatgtcacgtttgtgGTGGGAAAAAAATGCTttgttgaaaaactgtgtttttcatgtcagggaaatcttcgaaacatctttacagattgctttgaaatttagacaaacgttgcattcgaaaaggtgcgtgtttttatatacctactatatacatgcctcacttgtgacaggtaaaatcatgccTTTTAATTaaactgcgccatctgttgcacatatgaGCAACactcactatactaaatatgttacgattccatctcAATGTTTCCGacagcattgataaattgaattttcataaatttcgattgattttcattttgatttaattaatttgtgttatattgcgttggaattgagctgtgttgtttaccataccgttcatttcgtgagtatagtttttttttttttagtttttcgttgttttttatttcgtttttaactgttcttattatttttcggtgaagggaacatcagatcatttgggaatgcatcagttgagggagtgggaaatgatggggaggacgaggggacgggggagggaggaatgatgGGGGAGGCctgggggacgggggagggaggaatgatgGGGGAGGCctgggggacgggggagggaggaatgatgGGGGAGGCctgggggacgggggaaggaGGAATGATGGGGGAGGCctgggggacgggggagggaggaatgatgGGGGAGGCctgggggacgggggagggaggaatgacggggaggacgaggggacgggggagggaggaatgatgGGGGAAGTCTGGGGGACGCGGGAAGGAGGAATGATGGGGGAGGCctgggggacgggggagggaggaatgatgGGGGAGGCctgggggacgggggagggaggaatgatgggggagggaggaatgatgGGGGAGGCctgggggacgggggagggaggaatgatgGGGGAAGCctgggggacgggggaaggaGGAATGATGGGGGAGGCctgggggacgggggagggaggaatgatgGGGGAGGCctgggggacgggggagggaggaatgatgGGGGAGGCctgggggacgggggagggaggaatgatgGGGGAGGcctgggggacaggggaaggaGGAATGATGGGGGAGGCctgggggacgggggaaggaGGAATGATGGGGGAAGCctgggggacgggggaaggaGGAATGATGGGGGAGGCctgggggacgggggagggagggatgatggGGGAGGCctgggggacgggggagggaggaatgatgGGGGAGGCctgggggacgggggagggaagaATGATGGGGGAGGCctgggggacgggggagggaggaatgatgGGGGAGGCctgggggacgggggagggaagaATGATGGGGGAGGCctgggggacgggggagggaggaatgatgGGGGAGGCctgggggacgggggagggaggaatgatgGGGGAGGCctgggggacgggggagggaggaatgatgGGGGAGGCctgggggacgggggagggaggaatgatggggaggacgaggggacgggggagggaggaatgatgGGGGAGGCctgggggacgggggagggaggaatgatgGGGGAGGCctgggggacgggggagggaggaatgatgGGGGAGGCctgggggacgggggagggaggaatgatggggaggacgaggggacgggggagggaggaatgatgGGGGAGgcctgggggatgggggagggaggaatgatgGGGGAGGCctgggggacgggggagggaggaatgatggggaggcctgggggacgggggagggaggaataatggggaggacgaggggacgggggagggaggaatgatgGGGGAGGCctgggggacgggggagggaagaATGATGGGGGAGGCctgggggacgggggagggaggaatgatgGGGGAGgcctgggggatgggggagggaggaatgatgGGGGAGGCctgggggacgggggagggaggaatgatgGGGGAGGCctgggggacgggggagggaggaatgatgGGGGAGGCctgggggacggggga
The sequence above is drawn from the Procambarus clarkii isolate CNS0578487 chromosome 49, FALCON_Pclarkii_2.0, whole genome shotgun sequence genome and encodes:
- the LOC123751195 gene encoding mucin-2-like encodes the protein MSDTVPTVSDTAPNRVRHSPQLCQTQSQLCQTQPQLCQTQPPTVPDTAPNCVRHSPTVSDTAPTVPDTAPNCVRHSPQLCQTQPPTVSDTAPNCVRHSPNCVRHSPNNCVRHSPNCVRHSPNCARYSPQLCQTQSQLCQTQPQLCQIQPPTVSDTAPNCVRHSPQLYQTQPPTVSDTARTVSDTAPITVSDTAPTVSDTAPTVPDTAPNCVRHSPNCVRHSPNCARYSPQLYQTQPPTVSDTARTVSDTAPNCVRHSPQLCQTAPNCVRHSPYRHSPNCVGHSPQLCQTQPPTDTAPNCVRQSPNCVRHSPQLCQTQPPTVSDTAPNSVRHSPNCVRHSPQQCQTQPPTVSDTAPNCVRHSPQLCQTQPQLCQTQPPTVSDTAPNCVRHSPQQCQTQPQLCQTQPPTVSDTAPNCVRHSPQLCQTQPPTVSDTAPTVSDTAPNCVRHSPKLCQTQPPTVSDTAPNCVRHSPQQCQTQPQLCQTQPPTVSDTAPNCVRHSPQLCQTQPPTVSDTAPNSVRHSPNCVRHSPQLCQTQPPTVSDTAPNCVRHSPNCVRHSPQQTQPPTDTAPNCVRHSPQQCQTQPPTVSDTAPTVSDTAPNCVRHSPQLCQTQPQLCQTQPQLCQTQPPTDTAPNCVRHSPQQCQTQPPTVSDTAPNRHSPQLCQTEPSVSDTAPNCVRHSPQLCQTQPPLCQTLPLSALHISATITRSLLHLEEVSLKLFTGQTT